From the genome of Carassius auratus strain Wakin chromosome 26, ASM336829v1, whole genome shotgun sequence, one region includes:
- the LOC113044356 gene encoding calsequestrin-2-like isoform X2, with translation MMCLLYHEPLPSDRELQQQFHMGEMVLELAAQVLEDKDIGFGLVDSYKDAKVAKKLGLEEEGSIYVFKDERVIEFDGELSADTLVEFLLDLLEDPVELISNPMEQRAFERMDEDIRLIGYFKGEDSEHYKAFLVTAERFQPYVKFFATFDKGVAKQLTLKMNEIDFYEPFMDEPVTIPGKPNTEEEIVDFVNQHRRPTLRKLRAEDMFETWEDDMDGIHIVAFAEEEDPDGYEFLEILKEVARDNTKNPDLSIVWIDPDEFPLLTTYWEKTFKVDLFRPQIGVVNVTDADSVWLNMPNDEALPSAEELEDWIEDVLSGKVNTEDDDDDDDDDDDDDNDINDDSSDEDHYGDDDDYD, from the exons ATGATGTGTTTGCTGTATCACGAACCCCTGCCTTCAGATAGGGAGCTCCAGCAGCAATTTCACATGGGGGAGATGGTTCTGGAG CTTGCTGCTCAAGTTCTCGAAGACAAGGATATTGGTTTTGGATTGGTAGACTCATATAAAGATGCTAAAGTTGCCAAAAAGCTTG GACTGGAGGAGGAAGGAAGCATCTATGTGTTTAAGGATGAAAGAGTGATCGAGTTTGATGGAGAGCTCTCTGCAGATACACTGGTTGAATTCCTGCTAGAT CTGCTTGAGGACCCAGTGGAGTTGATCAGTAATCCCATGGAACAACGTGCCTTTGAGCGAATGGATGAAGACATACGCCTAATCGGCTACTTTAAGGGGGAAGACTCTGAAC ATTATAAGGCTTTTCTGGTGACTGCAGAGAGGTTCCAACCATATGTGAAGTTTTTTGCCACTTTTGACAAAGGG GTGGCTAAACAGCTGAcactaaaaatgaatgaaatcgaTTTCTATGAGCCCTTCATGGACGAGCCTGTGACCATTCCTGGCAAACCCAACACAGAGGAGGAGATAGTGGATTTTGTTAATCAACACAGAAG GCCTACTCTGAGGAAGCTTCGTGCTGAGGACATGTTTGAGACTTGG GAGGATGACATGGACGGAATACACATTGTGGCCTTTGCTGAGGAGGAGGATCCAG ACGGTTATGAATTCCTGGAAATTCTAAAGGAGGTTGCAAGGGACAATACTAAAAACCCAGATCTCAGCATAGTTTGGATTGATCCTGATGAATTTCCTTTG TTAACTACATATTGGGAGAAAACCTTTAAGGTGGACCTTTTCAGACCCCAGATTGGTGTGGTGAATGTGACTGAT GCTGACAGTGTGTGGTTGAACATGCCTAATGATGAAGCTTTACCGTCAGCGGAGGAGCTGGAAGACTGGATAGAGGACGTTCTCTCTGGAAAGGTCAAcactgaggatgatgatgatgatgatgatgatgacgacgacgaTGACAATGATATCAATGATGATAGTAGTGATGAAGACCATTATggggatgatgatgattatgattaa
- the poglut1 gene encoding protein O-glucosyltransferase 1 has translation MELPWLLMPSFILLLNGVELCLSDNAKRWQSLIRKITEATNNYQPCSQENCSCHLSVLKDDLRPFKNGISEELMADTVHRGVGTHYQIIGNKLYREQSCMFPARCSGVEHFILKVVNQLPDLEVVINVRDYPQVPGWVQPVLPVLSFSKTADYQDIMYPAWTFWEGGPAVWPIYPTGLGRWDLMRDDLKKSAARWPWKKKDPKGFFRGSRTSSERDPLILLSREAPELVDAEYTKNQAWKSEKDTLGRPPAKEIPLVDHCEYKYLFNFRGVAASFRLKHLFLCGSLVFHVGEDWLEFFYPQLKPWVHYIPVKQDLSDLRELLQFVKEHDAVAEEIAVRGQNFILNHLGMEDVSCYWERLLTDFSKLLKYKPKRKSNYNEIIHRASRSEL, from the exons ATGGAGCTGCCATGGCTGCTCATGCCGTCTTTTATTCTTTTGCTGAATGGAGTTGAATTGTGTCTTTCAGATAATG CCAAACGCTGGCAGTCATTAATTAGGAAGATCACAGAAGCCACAAATAATTACCAGCCATGCAGTCAGGAGAACTGCAGCTGTCATCTCAG TGTCTTGAAAGATGACCTTAGGCCATTTAAAAACGGCATATCTGAGGAGTTGATGGCAGACACAGTACACAGAGGTGTTGGTACGCACTACCAAATCATCGGGAACAAGTTGTACAGAGAACAAAGCTGCATGTTTCCAGCAAG ATGCAGTGGTGTCGAGCACTTCATCCTAAAAGTGGTTAACCAATTGCCAGATTTGGAGGTGGTGATTAATGTGCGTGACTATCCACAGGTTCCTGGTTGGGTTCAGCCAGTCTTGCCTGTACTTTCTTTCAGTAAG ACGGCAGACTACCAGGACATCATGTATCCAGCATGGACGTTTTGGGAGGGAGGTCCTGCTGTATGGCCCATTTATCCCACTGGACTGGGCCGATGGGACCTCATGAGGGATGATCTGAAAAA ATCAGCTGCTCGATGGCCCTGGAAGAAAAAAGATCCAAAAGGATTCTTTAGAGGCTCTAG GACCAGTTCAGAAAGGGACCCTCTGATCCTTCTTTCAAGAGAAGCCCCTGAACTTGTGGATGCCGAGTACACCAAGAACCAGGCCTGGAAGTCAGAGAAG GACACTCTGGGTAGACCCCCAGCCAAAGAAATCCCTCTAGTTGACCACTGTGAATACAA ATACCTTTTTAACTTCAGAGGTGTGGCTGCTAGCTTCCGTTTGAAGCATCTTTTCCTGTGTGGATCGCTGGTTTTTCATGTCGGCGAGGACTGGCTTGAGTTCTTCTACCCTCAGCTCAAGCCATGGGTTCACTACATTCCTGTCAAACAGGACTTGTCTGATCTGAG AGAACTGCTTCAATTTGTGAAAGAACATGATGCTGTAGCAGAAGAAATTGCTGTGAG GGGCCAGAACTTTATTCTGAATCATCTCGGCATGGAGGATGTGTCTTGTTACTGGGAGAGGCTCCTCACTGACTTCAGCAAGCTGCTCAAATACAAACCCAAGAGAAAATCGAATTACAATGAGATCATCCACAGAGCTAGCAGATCCGAACTCTGA
- the LOC113044356 gene encoding calsequestrin-2-like isoform X1: MSLRNCWGELRWQREEDSIRCFLVLKNYTLSLILLVSLTVLQDLTWTFSISLFFSFTCLIIVMLSVWLVLVSCMDFLLYSSAEEGLEFPSLDGKVRVLNVNERNYKKALKKYDMMCLLYHEPLPSDRELQQQFHMGEMVLELAAQVLEDKDIGFGLVDSYKDAKVAKKLGLEEEGSIYVFKDERVIEFDGELSADTLVEFLLDLLEDPVELISNPMEQRAFERMDEDIRLIGYFKGEDSEHYKAFLVTAERFQPYVKFFATFDKGVAKQLTLKMNEIDFYEPFMDEPVTIPGKPNTEEEIVDFVNQHRRPTLRKLRAEDMFETWEDDMDGIHIVAFAEEEDPDGYEFLEILKEVARDNTKNPDLSIVWIDPDEFPLLTTYWEKTFKVDLFRPQIGVVNVTDADSVWLNMPNDEALPSAEELEDWIEDVLSGKVNTEDDDDDDDDDDDDDNDINDDSSDEDHYGDDDDYD; encoded by the exons ATGTCTTTGCGTAATTGTTGGGGAGAGCTGAGGTGGCAGAGGGAGGAAGATAGCATAAGATGTTTTTTAGTGCTGAAGAACTACACATTGAGTCTCATTTTGTTGGTTAGCCTCACTGTTCTGCAGGATCTTACCTGGACTTTTTCCATCAGTCTCTTCTTTTCATTCACCTGTTTAATCATTGTTATGCTGTCTGTCTGGCTTGTCTTGGTTTCCTGCATGGATTTTCTCCTGTACTCTTCAGCAGAGGAGGGTCTGGAGTTTCCCAGTCTCGATGGAAAGGTCAGAGTTCTTAATGTCAATGAGAGGAACTACAAGAAGGCATTAAAGAAGTATGACATGATGTGTTTGCTGTATCACGAACCCCTGCCTTCAGATAGGGAGCTCCAGCAGCAATTTCACATGGGGGAGATGGTTCTGGAG CTTGCTGCTCAAGTTCTCGAAGACAAGGATATTGGTTTTGGATTGGTAGACTCATATAAAGATGCTAAAGTTGCCAAAAAGCTTG GACTGGAGGAGGAAGGAAGCATCTATGTGTTTAAGGATGAAAGAGTGATCGAGTTTGATGGAGAGCTCTCTGCAGATACACTGGTTGAATTCCTGCTAGAT CTGCTTGAGGACCCAGTGGAGTTGATCAGTAATCCCATGGAACAACGTGCCTTTGAGCGAATGGATGAAGACATACGCCTAATCGGCTACTTTAAGGGGGAAGACTCTGAAC ATTATAAGGCTTTTCTGGTGACTGCAGAGAGGTTCCAACCATATGTGAAGTTTTTTGCCACTTTTGACAAAGGG GTGGCTAAACAGCTGAcactaaaaatgaatgaaatcgaTTTCTATGAGCCCTTCATGGACGAGCCTGTGACCATTCCTGGCAAACCCAACACAGAGGAGGAGATAGTGGATTTTGTTAATCAACACAGAAG GCCTACTCTGAGGAAGCTTCGTGCTGAGGACATGTTTGAGACTTGG GAGGATGACATGGACGGAATACACATTGTGGCCTTTGCTGAGGAGGAGGATCCAG ACGGTTATGAATTCCTGGAAATTCTAAAGGAGGTTGCAAGGGACAATACTAAAAACCCAGATCTCAGCATAGTTTGGATTGATCCTGATGAATTTCCTTTG TTAACTACATATTGGGAGAAAACCTTTAAGGTGGACCTTTTCAGACCCCAGATTGGTGTGGTGAATGTGACTGAT GCTGACAGTGTGTGGTTGAACATGCCTAATGATGAAGCTTTACCGTCAGCGGAGGAGCTGGAAGACTGGATAGAGGACGTTCTCTCTGGAAAGGTCAAcactgaggatgatgatgatgatgatgatgatgacgacgacgaTGACAATGATATCAATGATGATAGTAGTGATGAAGACCATTATggggatgatgatgattatgattaa
- the LOC113044358 gene encoding complex I assembly factor TIMMDC1, mitochondrial-like: MVAEGALKESSLLMRTAGQQNSSPTCGGTDVHGLEGSHLSLLGSSPSVHASDSTSTQTLPQHLGKPDFPDTGWDRIKNIFYRSEGQMYSEELRNIVKSGIAAAVVGMVYGGLPGARHARERFIQLSQAEIYQNRVDAVRSAHNAAIRGFVRFGWRWSWRVAAFVTMFNTVSTGLTVYRDKNALSHFAVAGALTGGVFRLNLGLRGLLAGTAIGAVLGLPAGVVIIGLQKLGGETMHDRRQRERQELHELRVAEWNARLKLTDDLIGEMNCEKHQDTDNDLQRIEELLNQPRNEKGAKSSDSQ; this comes from the exons ATGGTCGCTGAAGGAGCATTGAAAGAAAGCAG CTTGTTGATGCGTACTGCAGGCCAGCAGAATTCATCACCCACATGTGGGGGGACAGATGTACATGGACTTGAGGGCTCACATCTGAGTCTTCTGGGGTCCAGTCCTAGTGTCCATGCATCTGATAGTACCTCCACACAGACCTTACCACAGCACCTAGGTAAACCAGATTTCCCTGACACAGGATGGGATCgtatcaaaaatattttctacAGGAG CGAGGGTCAGATGTACTCAGAGGAGTTAAGGAATATAGTAAAGAGTGGGATTGCTGCAGCTGTGGTTGGGATGGTCTATGGAGGCCTGCCAGGAGCAAGGCATGCCCGTGAGAGGTTCATCCAGCTCAGCCAGGCTGAAATTTACCAAAACAGAGTGGATGCAGTG CGCTCAGCCCATAATGCAGCTATTCGTGGGTTTGTGCGCTTTGGCTGGAGGTGGAGCTGGAGGGTAGCAGCTTTTGTGACCATGTTTAA cacTGTAAGTACTGGACTGACAGTGTACAGAGACAAAAATGCTCTGAGCCATTTTGCTGTTGCAGGTG ctCTTACAGGAGGAGTGTTCCGGCTGAATCTGGGACTTAGAGGGCTACTGGCTGGCACGGCCATAGGAGCTGTACTGGG GCTGCCGGCTGGAGTTGTAATCATTGGTCTGCAGAAGCTGGGAGGTGAGACCATGCATGACAGAAGACAACGGGAAAGACAAGAGCTACATGAGCTCAGAGTCGCTGAATG GAATGCTCGTCTCAAGCTTACAGATGATCTCATTGGGGAAATGAATTGTGAGAAACATCAGGACACTGATAATGACCTTCAACGAATAGAGGAGCTCCTCAATCAACCTAGGAATGAAAAAGGTGCAAAGAGCTCTGACAGCCAGTAA